A single Elephas maximus indicus isolate mEleMax1 chromosome 2, mEleMax1 primary haplotype, whole genome shotgun sequence DNA region contains:
- the LOC126067603 gene encoding olfactory receptor 2T29-like: MDITWLTNHTGGSDFILLGLFSQSKHPTLLCVVIFVIFLTALIGNAILILLIHSNAHLHTPMYFFISQLSVMDVTYISATVPKMLMDQVTGVKKISVPECGIQMFLYSTLVGSEFFLLAAMACDRYMAICHPLHYPVLMNHKICFLLASGCWFLGSVDGFMLTPITMTFPFCRSREIHHFFCEVPAIMKLSCSDTLLIETLMYLCCVLMIFIPVTVISSSYTFILLTIHRMNSAEGRKKAFTTCSSHMTVVILFYGAAIYTYMIPSSYHTPEKDMVVSFFYTILTPVLNPLIYSLRNKDVTEAMKKMLNVESVKKA; the protein is encoded by the coding sequence ATGGACATCACTTGGCTGACCAACCACACTGGAGGGTCTGATTTTATCCTGTTGGGACTCTTCAGTCAATCCAAACACCCAACTCTGCTCTGTGTggtcatttttgtgatttttctgacGGCCCTGATTGGAAATGCCATCCTGATCCTCCTGATACACTCTAATGCCCacctccacactcccatgtactttttcatCAGCCAGTTGTCTGTCATGGATGTGACGTACATTTCTGCCACTGTGCCGAAGATGCTCATGGACCAGGTCACGGGTGTCAAAAAGATCTCAGTTCCTGAATGTGGGATACAGATGTTCCTCTACTCGACACTAGTAGGATCAGAATTTTTCCTTCTAGCTGCCATGGCCTGTGATCGATACATGGCCATCTGCCATCCGCTCCATTACCCTGTCCTTATGAACCATAAGATATGTTTCCTTCTGGCATCTGGCTGCTGGTTCTTAGGTTCAGTGGATGGCTTCATGCTCACTCCCATCACCATGACCTTCCCCTTCTGCAGATCCAGGGAGATCCATCACTTCTTCTGTGAGGTTCCTGCCATAATGAAACTCTCCTGCTCTGATACCTTGCTCATTGAGACACTCATGTACCTGTGCTGTGTCCTCATGATCTTCATCCCTGTGACAGTCATTTCAAGCTCCTACACTTTCATCCTGCTCACTATCCATAGGATGAACTCGGCAGAGGGCCGGAAGAAGGCCTTCACCACCTGCTCCTCCCACATGACTGTAGTCATCCTCTTCTATGGGGCTGCCATCTACACCTACATGATCCCTAGCTCCtaccacaccccagagaaagaCATGGTAGTGTCGTTCTTTTACACTATCCTCACTCCTGTGCTAAACCCTTTAATCTATAGTCTTAGGAATAAAGATGTCACAGAGGCTATGAAGAAAATGTTGAATGTGGAATCTGTTAAGAAAGCATGA